AACCTCTACTTCAAGCTGCGGGTCACCTCCGTCCTCAACTCACCGCTGCCGGGCCTGGGCGACCTGCTCGGCGGCTCGACCCCGAACGGAGGCTGACATGGCGCGTCTCGTCCCCAGCAAGCCCGTGCTCAGCGTCGTCGGGCTCGTCGTCACGCTCGCGATCTGCGTCGGGTACCTCCTGACGGTCGTGCTCAACCTGCCCCTCACGGGCCGACCCGACCGGGTCACCATCGAGCTGCCGCGCTCCGGTGGTCTCTTCGAGGGCTCGGCCGCGGCGTACCGGGGGTCGCGGGTCGGCACCGTCGAGCAGATCCGGATCAACCCCGACGGTGGCGTGACCGCCACGGTCAGCCTGTCGGACGGGGTCGAGGTGCCCCGCTCGACGCAGGCGCAGGTGCGGAGCCTGTCACCCGTGGGCGAGCAGTACCTCGACTTCCGGCCGGAGACCGACGAGGGTCCCTACCTCGCCGACGGCGACACGATCTCCGCCGACGCGGTGGACATCCCGGTCTCCTTCGCCGAGGCGGCCGAGAGCGTCAACGCGTTCATCGAGGTGATCGACCAGAACCAGCTCCGCACCGTGCTGCAGGAGCTCGGGACGGCCACCGACGGGGTGGGCGACGACCTCGAGACGCTGCTCGACGCCACCGACCAGCTGTCGACCGAGCTCGACGAGGTGTGGCCCGAGACCCAGAACCTCCTCGTCAACGGCGAGACGGTCGGCGAGGTGCTGCAGGGCAACCAGGAGAACCTCGAGCGGTTCTCGGCCGCGGCCGCGTCGCTCGCGGCGTTCCTGCGGGACTTCGACCCGACCTTCCGGGACATCCTGTCGCGCGCCGGCGGCGACTTCGCCAACACCCGCCTGCTGGTGGCAGACCTCCGACCGGTGCTGCCGCCGCTGCTCACGCAGCTCGACGTGATCGGCGAGGTCGCCTACCAGCGCGAGCCGCACCTCCGGGCCCTGCCGGACGCCCTCGTCTACGGCAACAGCCGCTTCGCGTCGGCGTTCCAGGACGGCTGGCTCAACGTGGACCTGTGGCTGCAGGGGGCCGAGGAGTGCGACTACCGCGACTACCGGGCCGACCCGATGAGCACCGACCAGCAGCCGCTGCACCTCGACGGTCGCTGCGCGGTCGGGGGACCGGTGCGCCGCGGGGCGCAGTACGCCCCGCCGCCGCTCGACCGCTGACCGCCCGGCCGCTCGCTGCCTGCTCCCTCGACGGGGCCTCAGAGCAGCGGGCGGAGGGGGGCGAGCACGAACTCGGTGAACTTCCGGTGCGCGGACCGGGCCTCCCACTCGGCGCTGTGCAGCTCCAGCGAGTGGCCCTGGTCGCTGAGGAAGATCGTCTCCATCGTCGCGGCGAACTGCTCGTCGATGACCTCGACGTTGACCTCGTAGTTGCCCTGGAGGCTGAGCCGGTCGACGTTGGCCGTGCCCACCGTGGACCAGCTGCCGTCGATGGTGGAGGTCTTGGCGTGCACCATCGCCTCGCGGAAGCGCAGGATCCGCACCCCGGCGTCGAGCAGCTGGGAGTAGTAGCCGCGCGAGATCCAGTCCGCCACCACGTGGTTCGACTTGTGGGGGAGCAGGACCCGGACGTCGACGCCGCGGCCGGCGGCCCGCACGAGCGAGTCCACGAAGTCCTGGTCGGGGATGAAGTAGGCGTGCGTCATCCAGATGTGGTCGGTGGCGCGGTCGATCGCCTCGAGGTACATCGAGCGGATGGGGAACATCCACAGCCGCGGGATGTTGCGGTGGATCCGGATCCGCGGCTCCCAGACCGACGCCGCCTCGAGCAGGAGCGGACGCTCGCTGGAGCGGAAGCGCTTGCGGCGGTTGAGGTTCCAGAAGTCCGCGAAGGTGCGGGTGAGGTCCCAGACGCTCGGACCGGTGATGCGCACGTGCGTGTCGCGCCACTCCGTGGCGTAGGCGGCGCCGATGTTGTAGCCGCCGACGAACGCGACCTCGTCGTCGACGACGAGGATCTTGCGGTGGTCGCGGCCGTAGCGCCGGAGGTCCCAGAACCGCAGGCCGGCGCTGTAGACGGGATAGCGCAGCACCTTGATCTCCGGCGGGAAGTGCTTGAACCGGGGCGACACGACGAGGTTCGCGAACGCGTCGTAGATGCAGTAGACCTCGACCCCGCGCCGCGCGGCGTCCACGAGGGCGGCCTTGAACCGCTCGCCGACCTCGTCGCCCTTCCAGATGTAGGTCTCGAGCAGGATCCGCTTCCGGGCACCCCCGATCGCGGCCAGCATGTCGTCGTAGAGGTCCTGGCCGTAGGTGTAGACGGTCATCTCCCCGCCCCCCACCTCGTTGGTGGTGGGGGGAGTGGTGGGGAACGGGCGGGGCTTCTTGCCGCGCCGGCGGTAGGAGTCGACGAGGGTCATGCCGATCGCGAGGGCGAACGGCACGCCGACCGCCGCCAGGAGCGCCCGACGCAGCACGCGCAGCAGGCGGTCGGTGGGGGCGCCCCGAAGTCTCACGGGCCCAACCTATCGAACCGCCGCGGCGTCCGGGTGCCGGCAGCAGCGGAGCGGCGGCGGTGCGCCTGCGGCACGGCGCCACCGTCCGTGTGGTTGGCTTCAGCACGACGGAGCTGGACGAGAGGGTGCAGATGACGGAGCGGGGCCGCGTGCTGGTCGTCGACGACGACGCCGACATCCGGGAGCTGGTCGCCATCGTCGTCGGCCAGCTCGGCGTCGACGTGCTCCAGGCCGGCGACGGGCTGACCGCGCTCGAGCTGGCGCGCCGCGAGTCGCCCCACCTCGTGACGCTCGACCTCGGGCTGCCCGACATCGACGGCATCGAGACCTGCCGCCGGCTCCGCGAGTTCTCCGACGCCTACGTCCTGATCCTGACGGCCCGCGAGGAGCGCGCCGACCGCGAGGTGGGCTCGGAGAGCGGCGCGGACCAGTTCATGAGCAAGCCGTTCGCGCCGAAGCAGCTGCGCGCCACGGTCCGCGAGGCGCTCGGCGCTCGCGGGATCGACCTGGCCTGAGCAGCGGTCGGAGCGCCGGCCCGACCCTCGGCACCGTCGGCGTCCAGGACTGTCGGTGCCGCGTCGTACGCTCGCAGGCATGCGACCCGTCACCGATCTCGAGCGCAGCGTGGCCCCGCTGCACGTGCTCTCCGACTACCAGCCGGGCGGCGACCAGCCGACGGCGATCGCCGAGATCACGCGGCGCATCCAGGCCGGTGCGGAGGACGTGGTGCTCCTGGGTGCGACCGGCACCGGCAAGACGGCCACGGTGGCCTGGGTGGCCGAGCAGCTGCAGCGCCCGCTGCTCGTCCTGCAGCCCAACAAGACGCTGGCGGCCCAGTTCGCCAACGAGCTGCGCCAGCTCTTCCCGAAGAACGCGGTCGAGTACTTCGTGTCGTACTACGACTACTACCAGCCCGAGGCCTACGTGCCGCAGACGGACACCTACATCGAGAAGGACTCGGCGATCAACGAGGAGGTCGAGCGCCTCCGCCACTCGGCGACCAACTCCCTCCTGACCCGCCGCGACGTCATCGTGGTCTCGACGGTGTCCTGCATCTACGGTCTCGGCACCCCGCAGGAGTACGTCGACCGCATGCTCCGGCTGCGGGTGGGCGAGGAGCACGACCGCGACAGCGTGCTCCGTCGGCTCGTCGAGATCCAGTACGCACGCAACGACATGTCGTTCACGCGGGGCACCTTCCGCGTGCGCGGCGACACGCTCGAGATCTTCCCGGTCTACGAGGAGCACGCGGTGCGCGTCGAGTTCTTCGGCGACGAGATCGAGCGGCTCTCCACCCTGCACGCGGTGACGGGGGAGGTGCTGACGGAGGACACGGAGCTCCACGTCTTCCCGGCGTCGCACTACATCGCGGGTCCGGAGCGCATGGAGAAGGCCATCCGCGGCATCGAGGCCGAGCTGGCGGAGCAGCTGGCCGCGTTCGAGGCCCAGGGCAAGCTGCTCGAGGCGCAGCGGCTGCGGATGCGCACGACGTACGACATCGAGATGATGCGGCAGGTCGGCTCCTGCTCGGGCATCGAGAACTACTCGATGCACATGGACGGCCGTGCGCGCGGGACGGCGCCGAACACGCTGCTCGACTACTTCCCGGAGGACTTCCTGCTCGTCGTCGACGAGTCCCACGTGGCCGTCCCGCAGATCGGCGGGATGTACGAGGGGGACATGTCGCGCAAGCGCAACCTCGTCGAGCACGGCTTCCGGCTGCCCAGCGCCATGGACAACCGGCCGCTGCGCTGGGAGGAGTTCCTCGAGCGCATCGGCCAGACGATCTACCTGTCGGCCACGCCGGGCGACTACGAGCTCGACAAGGTGGGCGGCGACGTCGTCGAGCAGATCATCCGGCCGACCGGTCTCGTCGATCCCGAGGTCGTGGTCAAGCCCACGAAGGGCCAGATCGACGACCTCATCGGCGAGATCCGCACCCGGGTGGAGCGCGAGGAGCGCGTCCTCGTCACGACGCTGACCAAGAAGATGTCGGAGGACCTGACCGACTACCTCCTCGACGCCGGCCTGCGCACGCGCTACCTGCACTCGGAGGTCGACACCCTCAAGCGCATCGAGCTGCTGCGTGACCTCCGGATGGGTGCCTACGACGTGCTCGTGGGCATCAACCTCCTGCGCGAGGGCCTCGACCTGCCCGAGGTCTCCCTCGTGGCGATCCTGGACGCCGACAAGGAGGGCTTCCTCCGCTCCGACAAGTCGCTCATCCAGACGATCGGCCGCGCGGCGCGCAACGTGTCGGGCCAGGTGCACATGTACGCGGACCGGATCACGCCGTCGATGGAGCGCGCGATCGACGAGACCAACCGGCGGCGCGACAAGCAGATCGCCTACAACCGCGAGCACGGCATCGACCCCCAGCCGTTGCGCAAGAAGATCGCCGACATCACCGAGATGCTCGCCCGCGAGGACGAGACGACGGAGGCCCTCCTGCAGACCTGGGCCGACGTGGGCCAGAAGGGCCGTGCCGGTGGCGTGAAGCCGTCGGCGAAGTCGCCCGCGCGGGCGCCCGTGCCCGTCCTCGGTGAGCGGGCGAAGGAACGCGAGTCGGGTGCCGCCGGGCTGCCGAGCGCCGACCTGGCACAGCTGATCCAGGACCTGTCCGACCAGATGAAGACCGCGGCCGCCGAGCTGCAGTTCGAGCTGGCGGCTCGGCTGCGCGACGAGATCTCGGAGCTCAAGAAGGAGCTGCGCCAGATGATGGAGGCGGCCAAGTAGGCGGACTGCCTCCCGCGTAGCATCTGCTTGCGATGAGCAACCATCTCGGCGGCGCGGCCCGTCCCTACGTCGTCTGGGCCGTCGCGCTCTCGGTGTACCTCCTCGCGGTGTTCCACCGCTCGTCGCTGGCGGTCGCCGGCCTCCTCGCCACGGAGCGCTTCGGGATCACCGCGGCCCAGCTCGCGACCTTCGTGATGCTGCAGCTGGCGGTGTACGCCGCGATGCAGGTGCCTGTCGGGCTGCTCGTCGACCGGTTCGGGTCGCGGTCCGTCCTGACCGCCGGCGTGGTGGTGATGAGCCTCGCCCAGTCCGCGTTCGCCTTCGCCGACACCTACGCGCTGGCGCTGGTCGCGCGCCTGTTCGTCGGGATGGGGGACGCCCTCACCTTCATCTGCGTCCTGCGCCTGGTGTCGTCGTGGTTCCCGCCGCGGCGCGTGCCGCTCGTCTCCCAGCTGACCGGCACGGTGGGACAGCTCGGCGCGGTGGTCGCGGCCGTCCCGATGACGGTCGCGTTCCGCGAGCTGGGCTGGACCACGACGTACCTGCTGTCGGCGTCCGTCGGCGCGCTCCTCCTCGTGGGCCTGCTGCTCGTCGTGGGGGACACCCCCGAGGCGCGGCACCTGCGGGGTGCCTCGCTGTCGTGGCGCGAGGTGCGGGCCAGCCTGGCGGCGTCGTGGACGCTGCCGGCGACCCGGCTGGGCTTCTGGATGCACTTCGTCACCCAGTTCAGCGCCACCACGCTGGGGTTGCTCTGGGGATATCCGTTCCTCGTCCGCGGCGAGGGTCTCTCCGAGGCGGCGGCCGGTGCCCTGCTGACGCTGATGGTGCTGGTGATGATGGTCGCCGGGCCCACGCTGGGCTGGCTGGTCGGCACGTTCCCCTACCAGCGCTCCACCATGGTGCTGGGCATCGTGGGGACCATCGTCCTCGTCTGGAGCATCGTGCTCGCGTGGCCGGGGGACGCTCCGCTGCCGCTCCTCGTGCTCCTCGTGGTCGTGACCGGGGTCGGCGGACCCGCGTCCATGATCGGGTTCGACGTCGCCCGCACCGCCAACCCCGTCGAGCGCCTCGCGAGCGCCACCGGGTTGGTCAACCAGGGGGGCTTCATCGCGACCCTGAGCCTGGTGATCGGCATCGGCCTGGTGCTCGACTGGCGCACGCCGGGAGGCGGCACGACCTACACCTCCGAGGCGTTCCGCTGGGCGATGAGCCTGCAGTACGTGCTCTGGACGCTCGGTCTCACCCAGGTCTGGCGGCTCCGGCGCCTGGCGCGTGCCCACGCGGCCGCGGCGGCGACCGTCTGACGCTGCCCCCTGACGCCGCTCAGCGGGGGATCACCGAGAAGAGGAACCGCTTCTTCACCATCAGCCAGATGAGTGCGAGCACGGTCGTGTGGACGAGCGTGCCCTGCCACCAGGAGCCGCGGTCGAGGCCGGGGATGTTGCCGACCGCGAGCACGAAGAAGACGTGCACGATGAAGACGTAGAGGCTCGCCGCGCCCAGCGGGATCCAGAACCACCCGATGACCTTGTTGATCGGCTTCCACATGGTGGTGAGCACCGCGTAGGCCACGACCAGCATGAGGGCCAGGTCGACGAGGCGGCCCGGCTGGAGGAAGACCCGGGTGTAGGCGTTGTCGTAGAGCCAGCCGTAGGAGCCCTCGGGGAACGGCGAGGCGGAGTAGCCGAAGGTGTGCGCCAGCCACAGCCACACGAGCGCCCCCGCATAGCCGAAGACGAAGAGGGCGCACCCGATCTTCCCGGCCCGGCTCACCAGCGCCCGCGTGACCTGGCGGCGGTAGACGCCGAGCACGAGCCCGTGGGTGAAGGCGATCTGCCAGGTGAGCAGCGGGAAGACGGCCTCGAACTGCGACGGGAGCACGTGGACCTCGGACACCGCGTTCCACACGAACAGCGCCCACGACACGGCCAGGACCAGCCACCACATGCCCCGCTTGATGAACCACATGAGCACGGGGAGCAGCAGGCTGAGCACCACGAACAGCCCCATGATGTTGAAGACCCACGGGCCCATCTCGAGCAGCAGCAGCTGCCGGACGGCGTACCACGGCGGCGGGTAGTCGAACAGGCGGGGCGCGTTGGCGTAGAGGTCGTAGACCTGCCCCGAGACCGCCTGACCGTTCTCGCCGGTGCCGCGGTCGGTGAACGTCGTGATCACCGTGGCGTCGACGAACGGCAGGAGCCCGAGCAGGTAGACGAGGACGACGACGACCAGCGCGACGAGGTACTGCTTCCGCGCCCGCTTCCACATGGTGACCGCGGTGACCCACTCGCCCAGCTTGCGCACGGTCGGGAGGTAGATCATGCCGAGCACGATCCCGGACAGCAGCACGAACATCTCCGCTCCGGTGATCGCACCGACCGCGTTCAGCGTGATGTAGGAGTACGGGCTCGTGACCTCGATGTGGGTGATGACGACGGCGAGGATGATCCAGCCGCGGAACAGGTCGAGGCGCTGGTCGCGGGGATCGTTCTCGTCGGGGTAGCGCCACGACGGCACGTACTTGCCGGCGATTCCGGCCAGCGCGAACAGGAGCGCGAGCAGGGCGACGCAGAAGACGATCCACCCCATCTCGGCGCCGATGTCGTCCGCGGCGGGCTGCCGGCCCTGGGCCGTGGCCGCGTTCGCCGCCTCCTGGTCGAGCACCCGCGTGACCGGTCCGACGTCGACGCCGTCGGAACCGAGGTCGGAGCGGAGCGCATCGGCCAGCTCCTGGGTGCGCGTGGCTCGCCAGTCGACGACCCGGTCGCCGGCCTCCGCCTCGGGGCGCCGCTGCTCCAGCCACGAGATGCCGCGGATGAGGGGGTAGTCGGCGTTCGCCTCGAAGACCTGCTGCCACCACCCCTGCTTGATGGCCAGCTCGGGGTCGCCCTCGCCGTCGGGGATCCACAGGGCGCCGGTCTCGACGAGCATCGGCAGGTCGTTGGCCTCGGCGAAGCGCTCGTAGAACGGCGTGCCGCCGGTGCCCTGGTTGTAGTTGAAGCGCTCCTCCAGCCGATCCCGGTACGCGTCGGGCGTGGCGACCCGGTCCAGCTCGAACCCCTCGCTGGTCTCCAGGTCGCCGGTCTCGCCGTCACCGTCGAGGCCGAGGTCGTTGTCCACGCGCCCACGGTCGGGGCCGAAGTGGTAGAGGGTGAGCCCGACCCAGTCGACGACGTCGTCACCCGGCCAGTACGGCCCGTAGGGGTCGTCGCCCTCGTCGAGGCGGCCGTTGCCGTCGGTGTCGAGCTCGGCCGCCTCGGTCATCCGGTCGGGGTCGACGTCGCCGTACGCCGCGCCGTACGGGTAGCCCGCGCCGTACACCGGCGCCCACACCATGGCGGCGTGCGGCGTCGCGCCGTGCACCTCGTCGGCCAGCGCGCGGAACGCCGCGACGTACGCCCGCGGCTGCTGTCCCCAGCCGTACCAGGTGCCGTTCATCTCGGGCGCGAAGCGCACGAGGAAGTAGGAGTCGAGCTCGCGGTGCAGCTCCACGAGCTCGTCCGCGAAGGCCGCGGCGTCGTCGGGCGTGAGCTCGTCGAGCGGTACGACCGGCTCGAGGCTGACCACCGCCACGGCGCCCTGGGTGGCCGCCTGCTCGACGAACTGCCGCAGGTACGTGCGGTCGTCGTCGCCGAGGGGGTAGTTGACCCGCTGCGTGTAGAGCGACGGGCCTTCGCCGAGACGATTCGCGTAGTCGGCGGCGGAGTCCTCCGTCCACGTGAGGCTCGGGCCGAACCACGGGCTCCCGGGCGCCGGCAGGCCCGGCGGCGCGTCGTCGTCGGCGGCCGAGGCCGGCGGCGCCCAGGACAGCAGGCCCGCGACGAGCGCGAGGACGGCGACGACGAGCGCCCCCCGCACGGAGCGCGCGCGGTGCGCGGACGACGCGGTCACGATCGCCGCTCGCACCGCAGGGTCCAGACGTTGCGGCTCCCCACCCGCTCGTAGGCCAGGTCGTCGAGGGCCGCGATGGCGAGGGCCAGCCCGCGGCCGCTCTCCGCGTCCGCGTCCGGCATCACGACGTCGCTCAGGTCGAGGGCTGCCGGCTGACCGTTGTCCTCGATCCGCCCGTGCAGGCCGCCGTCGCCGTCCCCGTCGATCTCGACGAGGAGACGGCGCTCGTCGGCGTGGGCGTCCGCGGCGTAGGCGTGCTCGACGACGTTGCCGAGGATCTCCATGAGCGCGGTCACGAAGCGGAGCTGCTCGCCGGCGCCGACCTCCGGGTGCTCGGACCACGCGGCGTCGAGGGCGTCGTGCGCGGTGTCGAGCGCCTCCGGGTCGGCCGGCAGCTCGAGACGGGCGACGGGGCGCCCGGTGGGCTCAGACATCGAAGGCGCTGGCGACGTCCGGCCGGGGCCGGAGCACCTTGTCGAGGTTGGTGAGCTGGAAGACGGCGAGCACCTCCGGCGTCGGACGTGCCACCCGCAGGTCGCCACCGGCCTGACGGGCCGCCTTGAGCCCGCTGACGAGGGCGCCCAGCCCGGACGAGTCGAGGAACGTGGTCTCGCCGAGGTCGACGACGACGCGGTTGGTGCCCGCGTCGACGACCTCAGCGAGGGCCTCGCGGAGCCTCTTGGCGGCCACCATGTTGAGACGCCCGCGGGGCACGACCACCGCGATGCCGCGCTCGGTGGACACGTCGATCTCGATCATCGGGCTCCTTCAGAGGTGTCGGGCGGGGAAGGTGGGGCGGAGGAGGTCGGGGACGGGTCGGCCGCGGCCGAGCTGGCGGCGAACCCGCGGTAGCGCACGGCCTGGATGATGACCGAGAAGATGACGAGGTCGAAGACGACCCAGACCATGTTGAGCGACGTGCCGAGCCAGGAGGCCTGGCCCACGGCGAGCCGCACGACGCCGGCGACGGCGGCGAGCACGAGCAGCCCCATCGCGATGAGCTGGGGACGGACGAGGTCCCAGCGCTGCACCGTGGACT
This Nocardioides alkalitolerans DNA region includes the following protein-coding sequences:
- a CDS encoding response regulator; its protein translation is MRLRHGATVRVVGFSTTELDERVQMTERGRVLVVDDDADIRELVAIVVGQLGVDVLQAGDGLTALELARRESPHLVTLDLGLPDIDGIETCRRLREFSDAYVLILTAREERADREVGSESGADQFMSKPFAPKQLRATVREALGARGIDLA
- a CDS encoding MCE family protein; protein product: MARLVPSKPVLSVVGLVVTLAICVGYLLTVVLNLPLTGRPDRVTIELPRSGGLFEGSAAAYRGSRVGTVEQIRINPDGGVTATVSLSDGVEVPRSTQAQVRSLSPVGEQYLDFRPETDEGPYLADGDTISADAVDIPVSFAEAAESVNAFIEVIDQNQLRTVLQELGTATDGVGDDLETLLDATDQLSTELDEVWPETQNLLVNGETVGEVLQGNQENLERFSAAAASLAAFLRDFDPTFRDILSRAGGDFANTRLLVADLRPVLPPLLTQLDVIGEVAYQREPHLRALPDALVYGNSRFASAFQDGWLNVDLWLQGAEECDYRDYRADPMSTDQQPLHLDGRCAVGGPVRRGAQYAPPPLDR
- a CDS encoding MFS transporter — encoded protein: MSNHLGGAARPYVVWAVALSVYLLAVFHRSSLAVAGLLATERFGITAAQLATFVMLQLAVYAAMQVPVGLLVDRFGSRSVLTAGVVVMSLAQSAFAFADTYALALVARLFVGMGDALTFICVLRLVSSWFPPRRVPLVSQLTGTVGQLGAVVAAVPMTVAFRELGWTTTYLLSASVGALLLVGLLLVVGDTPEARHLRGASLSWREVRASLAASWTLPATRLGFWMHFVTQFSATTLGLLWGYPFLVRGEGLSEAAAGALLTLMVLVMMVAGPTLGWLVGTFPYQRSTMVLGIVGTIVLVWSIVLAWPGDAPLPLLVLLVVVTGVGGPASMIGFDVARTANPVERLASATGLVNQGGFIATLSLVIGIGLVLDWRTPGGGTTYTSEAFRWAMSLQYVLWTLGLTQVWRLRRLARAHAAAAATV
- the uvrB gene encoding excinuclease ABC subunit UvrB; its protein translation is MRPVTDLERSVAPLHVLSDYQPGGDQPTAIAEITRRIQAGAEDVVLLGATGTGKTATVAWVAEQLQRPLLVLQPNKTLAAQFANELRQLFPKNAVEYFVSYYDYYQPEAYVPQTDTYIEKDSAINEEVERLRHSATNSLLTRRDVIVVSTVSCIYGLGTPQEYVDRMLRLRVGEEHDRDSVLRRLVEIQYARNDMSFTRGTFRVRGDTLEIFPVYEEHAVRVEFFGDEIERLSTLHAVTGEVLTEDTELHVFPASHYIAGPERMEKAIRGIEAELAEQLAAFEAQGKLLEAQRLRMRTTYDIEMMRQVGSCSGIENYSMHMDGRARGTAPNTLLDYFPEDFLLVVDESHVAVPQIGGMYEGDMSRKRNLVEHGFRLPSAMDNRPLRWEEFLERIGQTIYLSATPGDYELDKVGGDVVEQIIRPTGLVDPEVVVKPTKGQIDDLIGEIRTRVEREERVLVTTLTKKMSEDLTDYLLDAGLRTRYLHSEVDTLKRIELLRDLRMGAYDVLVGINLLREGLDLPEVSLVAILDADKEGFLRSDKSLIQTIGRAARNVSGQVHMYADRITPSMERAIDETNRRRDKQIAYNREHGIDPQPLRKKIADITEMLAREDETTEALLQTWADVGQKGRAGGVKPSAKSPARAPVPVLGERAKERESGAAGLPSADLAQLIQDLSDQMKTAAAELQFELAARLRDEISELKKELRQMMEAAK
- a CDS encoding phospholipase D-like domain-containing protein → MRLRGAPTDRLLRVLRRALLAAVGVPFALAIGMTLVDSYRRRGKKPRPFPTTPPTTNEVGGGEMTVYTYGQDLYDDMLAAIGGARKRILLETYIWKGDEVGERFKAALVDAARRGVEVYCIYDAFANLVVSPRFKHFPPEIKVLRYPVYSAGLRFWDLRRYGRDHRKILVVDDEVAFVGGYNIGAAYATEWRDTHVRITGPSVWDLTRTFADFWNLNRRKRFRSSERPLLLEAASVWEPRIRIHRNIPRLWMFPIRSMYLEAIDRATDHIWMTHAYFIPDQDFVDSLVRAAGRGVDVRVLLPHKSNHVVADWISRGYYSQLLDAGVRILRFREAMVHAKTSTIDGSWSTVGTANVDRLSLQGNYEVNVEVIDEQFAATMETIFLSDQGHSLELHSAEWEARSAHRKFTEFVLAPLRPLL
- a CDS encoding STAS domain-containing protein, whose protein sequence is MIEIDVSTERGIAVVVPRGRLNMVAAKRLREALAEVVDAGTNRVVVDLGETTFLDSSGLGALVSGLKAARQAGGDLRVARPTPEVLAVFQLTNLDKVLRPRPDVASAFDV
- a CDS encoding ATP-binding protein, whose protein sequence is MSEPTGRPVARLELPADPEALDTAHDALDAAWSEHPEVGAGEQLRFVTALMEILGNVVEHAYAADAHADERRLLVEIDGDGDGGLHGRIEDNGQPAALDLSDVVMPDADAESGRGLALAIAALDDLAYERVGSRNVWTLRCERRS
- the opgC gene encoding OpgC domain-containing protein: MTASSAHRARSVRGALVVAVLALVAGLLSWAPPASAADDDAPPGLPAPGSPWFGPSLTWTEDSAADYANRLGEGPSLYTQRVNYPLGDDDRTYLRQFVEQAATQGAVAVVSLEPVVPLDELTPDDAAAFADELVELHRELDSYFLVRFAPEMNGTWYGWGQQPRAYVAAFRALADEVHGATPHAAMVWAPVYGAGYPYGAAYGDVDPDRMTEAAELDTDGNGRLDEGDDPYGPYWPGDDVVDWVGLTLYHFGPDRGRVDNDLGLDGDGETGDLETSEGFELDRVATPDAYRDRLEERFNYNQGTGGTPFYERFAEANDLPMLVETGALWIPDGEGDPELAIKQGWWQQVFEANADYPLIRGISWLEQRRPEAEAGDRVVDWRATRTQELADALRSDLGSDGVDVGPVTRVLDQEAANAATAQGRQPAADDIGAEMGWIVFCVALLALLFALAGIAGKYVPSWRYPDENDPRDQRLDLFRGWIILAVVITHIEVTSPYSYITLNAVGAITGAEMFVLLSGIVLGMIYLPTVRKLGEWVTAVTMWKRARKQYLVALVVVVLVYLLGLLPFVDATVITTFTDRGTGENGQAVSGQVYDLYANAPRLFDYPPPWYAVRQLLLLEMGPWVFNIMGLFVVLSLLLPVLMWFIKRGMWWLVLAVSWALFVWNAVSEVHVLPSQFEAVFPLLTWQIAFTHGLVLGVYRRQVTRALVSRAGKIGCALFVFGYAGALVWLWLAHTFGYSASPFPEGSYGWLYDNAYTRVFLQPGRLVDLALMLVVAYAVLTTMWKPINKVIGWFWIPLGAASLYVFIVHVFFVLAVGNIPGLDRGSWWQGTLVHTTVLALIWLMVKKRFLFSVIPR